The Topomyia yanbarensis strain Yona2022 chromosome 3, ASM3024719v1, whole genome shotgun sequence nucleotide sequence ttgtatgttcgtatttttcggcattcgtttcattgttgttgttactggttgttggtgcttgatccggagatgttggttttgtagctgttagtggtttagcgtaagatggttgtgtgctgatttcagttggatttgagttttccttaacagtttctacccaaggttttccgaggtgcagcttcttcgtgcagaactggcacgtaggaatttgccctgggtacgtgactagtgatgtctgttgaatgagagcatcgtcccttcctaacactatgaagcttaagtaagagggaattggcttggtcacacgcattctcaccactcgaacaccgttagggatgcccgggaaaaaattcctccatgtatcatgtgtaacggagtctacttctccgtatttttgcaagcattttttaatcgcgccgtcaggtgtacgcgtagccaaatcatggacccgaacttctacagcgccgttctcgatgtatacgggaatgctatatttaacattgccgcattcggcggtgtgctgaatgttgtttcgcgaggcgaatgactcaacttggttaatgttgttgaacgaaaccagcacgcaatgtttgatatgatgcatttgtagggttttcacttcagccagattgagttccatctgcacttttaataactgttccacttcccgaatggctggtcttacggagcattttgaaaaatcaacagcaacacagttcggccgcatctgggttgctttttgctgggcaccgtcactcatcactatatcgcacagtaggtacaggctattgttatatggactgcttgtgtgataggcaccgattgatttttaggtagaattgactgtttcacttgcgcgggatgattttttgcttctgctcagggcgagacaAACTGGTGGAAGCTCTTGTGTGGACTTGATTTGGTTACACAGTTACAGAGTTACCGTTCAGCTGCTCACGTTACATCACTGCCAAAGTTTTGAAGTGGAAGATGTACCCAGTCACGTGAAAATTAATTACTCAACAGAGTGCTAAAAGTTACGTTTCGCAGACGACGTCGATCTCTATACGGATGCTAGTAATGCTGGATGTAAATGAGACTGAGGATAACGTTATGAGCTAAGGTCTCGTAGCCCTCAGACGAGCGCAGTTCAATAGCATTAGTAGCTGAATGGCAAATATTTGACACACTAACGAAGAATATGTTATTATTTGATTAGTTCCATGCTTGAATGTACAATAGTTTACAGAATTCGGGTTTCGGACAATGATACAAACATATATGCTAGTACGTTATTAATCACATTGTATTGACCACTGAAAACATGTTTCTTAGATTAGTCTGAATTATGATAAATAGAAATGATATAGTATGATAAAGAAActcataaataattaaataagttAGGATAAATAAATTAAGTAATACTAAGAAATTCAGTAATTGCACCTTGAAAGTGACTAGTTCAAATGAATTACAGTTAAATTTTCTAACCCGTTGCGGTTGACTACTAACTTAAAGCACACAGCTGTAATTACTAAAAAAATGTTACGAATAAACGCACCTTGTAGATGAGATCAATAATTATGAGAGTATTTCATTTATTAGTGCCAGATAGCTCCAGAATATCAACATGCATCAAACTAAAGGATTTGCTTTTATTtgattgtttttgatttttgagtCAATGTTTTCAGCATTAAAAGAATCTagtttttctttacttttttcgGTTGAAGTATGGTAACAGTATGGTAATGGATCTTAACAAGCAACCTAACCACTTTTACTGTGACTTCTGGATCGCGAGCGACTGCGGCTATTGTAACTGCTGCCACTCGATTGCGACGATAGAGACGAACGGCGATATGGTATGGGACGTTTCCGAGCACTGTCATTGTGATGGTGGATAGTTAGTGACATCCATGGCAAGCGGTAATGCgttcgagaaaaattaattaggaTTAGTAACAAGGAACAGGTATGTGACATTGCAAATGAGTTAACTAACTTACCGTAAGACTGTTCAAAAAAAAGTCTCAAAATGCTTTCGGAACATTTTAGAAcaccaaacaaaaatataatctaCATTTCCAAGCTTTGATTCAATGTTACAAAATACACTTGAAACTTATAAGTAAACTGAAAAGTAGTTCTACGCAACACAATGACACTCTGTCAAAGGGTGATAACTGAAAAATAGACTCGTGCTAGTATTTCTAAAACGAGTTCAGAAGCCAAAAGTGCTTCATCAAATGATGAAATGATTAAGCGAGCGAATAATATTCAAGTAAGACAGAACACTAGATCTATCTTCGTCTCCGCCTCCGGACGGAACGATCGGAACTACTCGATCTGCTACTAGAGCTACTACTGCTGGATCTACCACGCGATTTCCGCGTTCTCGAGCTGAAccgaaggaaaaaaaaacaacaccataagaaaagtaaataaaaataaatcaaattaagcaACAAAGGGCATAAATTCATGAACCATCGGGTTGAGCCGAAGATCTACTAACACTTACCTGGTAATTCGACGCCGATCAAGAAAACTGGGTGAACCGGCCCGGCGTGGTATCGAAAGTGATCGAGAACGGCGCGGCGGGGGTGTTTTGGACCTGGATCGTGAAGTACTGCTGGGCGATCGGGAGTGGCTGCTATCGCGACTGGAACGCGAGCGAGATCGGGACGAGCGGCTGCGGGAACGGGAGCTGCGTGAACTCGAACTGGAGCTGCTGTAGCTGCGCGATCTACGGTTATGGTAGGCATAAGTATAAGATTTCTTGTAATTCTTGGGTGTTgatgatgagacatttcttagtAAGTTGATTGACAATCTATTTCTAAGTGAGCAGCCGAAACAAACTAGTTTGCTTAAGGCAGTCTCTTAGAACGACTTACTGTCAACTTGCCGAAGTAGTGAAATGTCACGGcacattccaaaaaaaaaatctgtttttggTATGACTAATCTTACCTATGCGATCTGGATCGGGATCTAGATCTCGACTTGGACGCACTGCGGGACTTCCTCGGATTGGCCGACTCCATTGTACCGgatattttttccttcagtaaaTTATCAACTGCGCTCAGGATAGTACTTTTCGTCAGACTAACAGTTGTACCATCGTTCTTACTGTCATCCATCCGGCAGGCTCCAACCGTTGTCAAAATGTCATGAATATCCTTCTTCATCTGACTTGTGGCGAAACCGCTGCCCGGTGACGGTCCACTTCTGGCGGGGGTCTCATTTTTTCTAACTATTTCCTCTGGCGGTTCGGAACAGAATTCAATTCCCTTCCCACCGCCAACAGTGCCTGTATTGATGGCCGCTAAACTAGCAGACGTCTTAGCTTGCTGAATCTGAATGTTCCGTTCACGACTTTCTCCCACTCGGGGAGGACCTACCTCCGAGGGATCGCCTTTACTGGACTGCTCTGAAACGGATATCTTTTTCTCCAGACATTGTTTCGCTTTAGCGGCCAAATCGTGCTTCAATGCTTTTAGTAAGCATAGATCCTTATCCTCGCGAGTGTCGCTGTAGGAAGGTAAGAAGGCGTCCAAATGATCGGACCTGTCTTTTTTGTTGGATTTTCCGCTTTGATCTTGTGATTCTGCATCCGATTCCGACGAAGATGAAGCTGGGGATTGTAGTTTGACAACTGGTTGGATTACCTGCGGTAGCTTTTTCTTCGGTTTCTTGCTATGCTTGGGTTTATCGCTTGAAGCTGGAACTGATCGTTTGGGAGTTGgactttttgtttgttttggggGTGGACTTTCTGTTCGTCTTGGAGGAGTTTCTGGTGATTGTTTGTTATTACCGACATGCTCAGTTGGCTTGCGTATCTCTGGTGTTACTTCAACGGTCTGTTTTGGAGGCGAGCGTCTGAATTCACTAGCTCTCGATCGTGGCGGAGAGGGCGTGTTGTCTGTACGCTTTCTTGAAGCAGGCGAACGGGAGAGTGAGTCTTTTTTCTTACTGGTCGATGCATCCATCAAGGGGGGAGTGCAATGGCGTCTCTTTTTCGCAGGAGATCTTGGCGGTGATTTGGACATGTGCTTCGTGGATGGCGAGGAACGTGGAGGATCATGAAGTTGTTTCGGTGAATGCATAGGTTGGGGGCTATTTTTCTTCGACTTCACTTCTGTCGACGGAGACTTAGGAACAGACGAAGTTTGACACAACTCTTTCGATCGGGAGCGCAATTTTGTGTCTTTAGTTTGTTTTGCTGCTTTATCCAGTATGTCACGATATCTTTCTGGGTCTCGTTGTGCTGGCGAATAGCTAAGATCGGACGACGCAGAACCGGAAGAATCTCTGGACGAAGAGCGACTTCGATTGTTCTTAGTTTGCACAGTCTTCGGTGTCGTGGACTGATAGTCATCTGGAGGGGGTGATCTTTGAGCCAGAGACGGCTTCTCTGGGCTTGGTGTATGAGAAGATTTTTTACCCTGTGGGGATTTTGATCGTAACTTCTGCTTACTCACTGGCGATCTGGATCGATTCGTTTTTTTAGAAACGTCCGCTGATCGTGATCGCCGCTGTCTGTGACTGACTGGAGATTGTACACGGCTATCTCGGCTTGACGAGGGATGGTTAGACGGGTGCTTTTTCACTTTGTCTGAAGATCGAGAACGTTTGCGTTTTGAAACAGCAGGGGATTCAGATCGCTCTCTTTGCCTGCTGACTGCAGGAGACTTTGAGCGATCTTTACGTTTGCTAATCGGAGATCTGGATCGTTGCTTGCGGTTGTTCATATTGCGTTCCTCTTGGTTGTTTGGTGGTGATTTTGATTGTGGTCTTCTGCGTTCTCTTGGCGAGCGTCGGTGATCTTTTCGAACGGGCGAAGGGCTAGGTGTTTTTTTCCTTGAATTTCTAGGTGCGGGTGAttcttgacgatttttagatttCGGGGGTGGACTGAGCTTTTTCTTGGGGCTGATGCTACTGTCTcgttttctgtattttggtgAAACAGATCTTTCAGAATCAGTGCGATCTTTTGATTTGTTCCGACGAACTTTGGACGATTCATGTAGATTTCTAGATTTCGCTGGAGGACTGGATTTCGGCTTAGGACTGACACTTCTCTCCCGTTTTCTGCTACTtggcgaaacagattttttAGAATCCTTGCGATCTTTTGAtttgtttctagatgttttagGAGCTGGCGATTCGTGTCTGTTTCTAGGTTTTGCTGGTGGACTATGCCTTTTCCTAGGACTGACGCTTCTGTCTCGTTTTCTGTAATCTGGTGAGACAGATCTTTTGGAATCTGTACGATCTTTTGATTTATTTCTAGAAGATTTAGGTAGCGGTGATTCGCGCCTATTTTTGGTTTTTGCCGGAGGGCTGGTCTTTTTCTTGGGACTGACGCTTCTGTCTCTTTTCCTGTAATCTGGGGAAATAGATCTTCTAGTGTCTCTGCGATCTTTTGACTTGTTCCTAGATCTTGGAGCTGGCGATTCGTGTCTGGTTTTAGTTTTTGCTGGCGAAATTGACTTGTTCTTGGGGCTGACACTACGATCTCTTTTCCTGTAATCTGGGGAAATTGATCTCTTAGGATCTCTGCGATCTTTTGGCTTATTTTTAGAGGATCGTGGGGCTGGCGATTCTTGTCTTGCTTTAGTTTTTGCTGGCGAGCTTGCCTTTTTCTTGGGACTGATGCTTCTGTCTCGTTTTCTGGATTCGGGTGAAACAGATCTTCTAGATTCTTTGCTATCTTTTGATTGATACTGGCGCTTCGCTCTGGAACCAGAACGTTCTCTTTGTCGGCTAGTCAAAGCAGCTCGTTCACTTCGTTTTTCCCTAGACCTTCGATCATCCCTGTTTTTACTAGCTGATCTTGAGCGATGTCTACGTTTATCATTGAACTTAGTTTGCTCATTTGCCATGCTATTGGATCGAGAACGCTCTCTATGCTTGACTCTCATTTCATCTCTCTTCTTATTTTTGGACCTTGATCTTGACCTCGAGCGACGCCCGGACTTCTTTTTTTCACCATCCGACTTCTTAGGTGATTTATCCTTTCTtcgttctttatttttttcaacactTTTGTCACGTCTTTCTTGAGACTTATTGCGTCTACTTCTTTCCTTCGAAGCCACCGGAGACCTTTCCTTGCGTAATGATCTTGATCTCGATCTTGATCGGGCTTTCTCCATCGATCTGTTGGAGCGATTTCTTGACCGACCCCTTCTTTCCCGATGTTCGTCTTTTGTGTGGCGATCCTCACGATTGCGTTGTGTCTGCTGATACTGGCGGTCATCCCGGCTTTCATTGTCTCTTCGATCATGATGAGATCGAGTCGAGCTCGATTCCGCATGACGATCCCTATCTTTCTTGCTGGTTGCCTTTTCTCGAGTCTGAGCTGGTCTTTTCGTAGGAGAACTAGgatatataaaaacaaattacAATCGTTTCTACAACGACCCTTTGAAAGTAAACTCACCTGTCACGTGAGAGGGAGTCTGACTTTGCTCGCTTCTTTTTGGTACTTTTCTTTTTCTGTGTGTGGGAGTTAAAATACAAGAAATGTTTTACGAAGTGTTCTTGGAAGTTGCGCTAGTCTAACTAAATGACTAATTACTATTTTACTGTCAATTTCAAAATAGATACAAAATAAAGCTTTCATAAAGaacaaataatttaaaataaaactgttttaaacttgatGGATGTATCTGAGTGTGATTTATGAAACGTAGATTaatgaaacaaaatacaaataataaaaagtaCAACTTACGTTCAATGTAAATCGAGATTTTTTCTTATTAAGGTGGGGATTTGTGCGATGCGGCCTTTGGGAGGTTTCACCTCAGAGCTAGGTATACATAACGAATGAAACTGTGAGAAAGATCAGCATAGGATTAAGGAGCAGAGCGATCTGGCTCTGATAAGCAAACTCTGTATGAAGGGCATTGTTCAGAAAAGCTGAACATCGTTTGTGCTAGGATTTGCGGAGAACCGATTGTCTTGTATCGGTTTCCGATACATATTTTTTGGCGGTATGCAAGAATGCGGCAATTCAAACATACACTATGACGGCGTATCTCGAGATACATTGATTAAAACTCAGATAatcaaatatatgtataaataaaaaaaacagaagAATTAGGTCCCTCTGGCTACTTGTTCAATTTGCGATAATGTTAGTGACATATCAGATATTGTTGCCACTAGATGATACCATCTAATAGCTGTGTAATGCAACATGAAAAGCTATCCGTTAGGGTGACAATAAAAAGTTATCCGCAAGATTTCAGGAGAGCGACGGATTTTTTAGCAAAAGGATGGGCACTCATCTCGAAGCGACTGTGCAGTTTGTCGCAATGTATCAGGATTTCGAAAACCTCATTGACCTAACCTAGTATCTACGATCGTGGATGAACTGTTTCTGGCTGTGAAGGCACAGCAGCTAGTTAAAGATCACAACTCAGTGCCCAATAGTAGCCTCTAAAAGTGACAATTCTCAATTTTGGCGACAGAATCCCATTTTCGATCCCTGGTGGACGAAGTTACCCGTCATATAGACGTCTACGCTACCTTAAACAAAAAATGACCGTGATGTGAATGCCGTTGACAAATCGACACAGACGACGTGGAGAGCTGCGAAGTCGCACTGAACTGGTCTGTAGTCGATATAAGAAAGATAGTCAAAATGTTCGGAATTTGTCTCTCTGTACGCCCCTCAGAAGAGAGAAAGAGATAAAGAAAGACAAGGGGCAAGTTGTTCTTCTCTCAAATGTGAATATCGCCCGCATAGTTTGGTGCATGGAGACATGGCACCAATTCCAGAACGCGACGTTCAATCCAAAGCATCGGTGTTAACCAAGGTATACAAGCCGCATCTACCGAACGCCAAAGAATCAGAGACAACCATTTTGGTAAATCACCAAGCGACTACATCCTGCTTAAGCTATGTTGCCTACATTCCGTACTGCTACCCACCTCAGTGGTAGACGTCATTCTTTTCAAATCGCGGGGTTCAATTTCTACTCCGGCTCACAACAAGGTTCCTCACAGATTTAAGTTTGTTTTCACGGATAAGTTcgcgaaaaaaaacatgatttggcgAGTGATCTATTTCTGTGGTAGGAAAATCAGCTTATTTGTGACGAATATAACTATAAATTCGGAGGTATACAATAGGGGATGCCTCGACAAAGGGATTTTACGCTTTATTAAACCCCACGATGGTCCAGTTACGATTTAACAAGATCTAGTCAGCTGCCATTGCAGCAAGGACCTTCTACGACGGTACAACGACATTAGCGTCAAGCTCACAAAAAGCTTAATCTACCAAATTGCCCTAGATCCGGCCAAGAGAGAAGTATTGGGCGATAATGAAGTGGAAACTGGAGATGAAGGAAGTCAGTCGTCAGCCACATAGGTCGGATGTAGAATTAATGGAATTAGCTAGCCAACGCCATGACTGGTGTATCGATGAGACCCGTCGCTGCGGCAATGctaccgagcacagcacttcaTTTGACGATTTGGGAAATTTGCATAGTACCAGGCGTTTGATTCTTATATCAAAAGACAGCTTCGGTTTATATTCCTCGTCCGCAAACAGAATCTCTGTGCTTACTATTGAAACATCATTCAGGGTAGGcatgttgtttagtgttcacgcaaaacgtgtgactttttggattttagtgtctaactagcgccaatttggtgctggtttggacttatctaactagcattaagttggtgttaattactgacgaggagaatccgaaacactaaaaaaccatactttaacCCTCGACACATGCGGTAGGTTCGTGTCCGAATTGGTGACAGCAGCTAGCGAAGTATCCTTTGAACTTCCCGTAGTAGTGTCCGCGTCGAGAAACAACCGGTCAAAATCCAAGGACACCGGCACATTGCATACCCCCTCGGTGAAATGAAACTCACATACGTTTCCAAATCGAAATGCATCACCTATAGCGGCTCGTAGTGCATCAAACAACTCAAAGCAAGGTAAGCCATGCTGAGCATGTGGGCGAACTGGCCATCGAGTGGCCGAATGCCATCAATTCAAGAGCGCGAGTCTGGATGAACGCTGGAAGCTGATCCAGCAGAAGGGGATGTGCCGAACCTGCCTCAACAGTCACGGAAAATGACCGTGTCGTTTCTGGAATGGATGTGGAATCGAAGGGTGCCACCATAAGCACACACTCTTCTCCACATTTCTAACGTTACTCTGGAAAACGTCTCCATCTCTGCGAACCATGTATCCTCCGGCGTCAAATGACCACTCTTCCGAATCGTGCCAACATTTGTCAAACGGTCTTCGCCGTTATAGACGAGGGCGCTTCCTTTACCCTGTTGGAGGAATCTGTAGCGAAGTAATTGAAGGGTACGGGTCCAACACAAGCCTTATTGACTCTCCAATGGACCGGAAATGTAAAGCGGGTTGAATCAAGATCGCAGTGCGTGAGCATCTCCATTGCTTGTAAGGACTGTGTTGCACGGTACAAAATCGATGATATTAGTACGGTTAGTCGTCTGGTTCTGCCTTCGCAAACCCTCAGATACAGTGATCTTGCACGGCGTTTCTCTCATCTTAGAGGTCTTCCGTTAGAGGATTACAAGCTAGTTCAACCCAAATTACTTATTGGTCTCGACAACTTCCGTCTGTGCATCCTGCTGAAGCCGCGCGAAGGAGGCCCGAGCGATCCAATTGGTGCAAAATGCCGGATAGGATGCAGTATTTATGGGTGTATTCCGGGCCAACCGTCTCGAACGGCAATCACTAACTTTCACGCCGGGGCAGTTTTCGATCCTGTTCGAGAGCTAAACGAGCAGCTCTGCGACTACTTTACTTTGGAGAACGTTGGAGTCCTGGGCCCATGTGTAGTTCCGGAATCCGATGACGACAAGCGTGTAAGAAAGTTGCTAGAGTATACAGCCAAGCGGCTACCTTTCGGGGCCCGGTTACGAGACGGGACTTCTATGGAGAACCGACAACCCAAACAGCTACCCGATGGCTGAAGGGACTTAAGCGGAAACTTCAAAAGGATCCGGCTATGGAGCAGCGCGTTCGCCAGCGGATCTTCGAATATGAGCGCAAGGGCTACTTTAACTGAGCTGACGTCTGTTGAGTCAAGCCGGTGTAATTTCTAGTCCTCagaaaccaaacaagattcgCCTGATATGGGACGCAGCGGAAAAGTTGCGCGATGTATCGTTCAATTCTAAGTTATTCAAGGGACCGAATCTGTTGCCCCCGCTGCCACGAGCTCTGTACCAGCTTCGTCAGTATCCTGTAGCCGTTTGTGGAGACATGATGGAGATGTTCCATCAGATCAAGACTCGCCGACTGCCTGTCGGAACGGTTTCTGTTCTGGGACCAT carries:
- the LOC131690957 gene encoding serine/arginine repetitive matrix protein 2 isoform X1, with translation MKRLSSADKFRRRLAAMKKANNNEKFFEHDVRNNDDPNKEREPFDGNEDKVEQCSEVTPDSSTNPEEPAQQQQPNETALELSSEPKMKSMVHVDRTAKGKPYFAKRKMIVNNKKKFLKKLRRLHQLHAQHPALYLPPRDSIGHLSGVLVANGRNTNQYCCQCACSLNNNHLQLLQHPQQTKRDCLQQQQYQRSKSQAVCRNSSPPTGLMLINASPSNPPAAAAFGNPSDSGETNGQLDLFPCPNYYELHQQKHHHQQQQCHQYYHRHHLSPQHHQSHGHHHHLTQCLRRSKPRESSFRSPAEASVPFCMKEMHSVVSVRETHHIAQAQQEKNAKLREAFGISEYFVEGTSFDQDRKAKEDLAKADALQKELAEKERSRETEKASRKRYALVRTPSPEKQSVGSSATVEANGKGHHRKRGTRDDTDRDGDDEMDRRRRDDDDDDNAGRRDEKKKHKKKNRDASSSLERKKEKKKKSKKNKKERSKKKHSKRSGRHRDGGSEAPSDSDSASASSGEDSDHSDRDGEARRKKASRKDKKKKSTKKKRAKSDSLSRDSSPTKRPAQTREKATSKKDRDRHAESSSTRSHHDRRDNESRDDRQYQQTQRNREDRHTKDEHRERRGRSRNRSNRSMEKARSRSRSRSLRKERSPVASKERSRRNKSQERRDKSVEKNKERRKDKSPKKSDGEKKKSGRRSRSRSRSKNKKRDEMRVKHRERSRSNSMANEQTKFNDKRRHRSRSASKNRDDRRSREKRSERAALTSRQRERSGSRAKRQYQSKDSKESRRSVSPESRKRDRSISPKKKASSPAKTKARQESPAPRSSKNKPKDRRDPKRSISPDYRKRDRSVSPKNKSISPAKTKTRHESPAPRSRNKSKDRRDTRRSISPDYRKRDRSVSPKKKTSPPAKTKNRRESPLPKSSRNKSKDRTDSKRSVSPDYRKRDRSVSPRKRHSPPAKPRNRHESPAPKTSRNKSKDRKDSKKSVSPSSRKRERSVSPKPKSSPPAKSRNLHESSKVRRNKSKDRTDSERSVSPKYRKRDSSISPKKKLSPPPKSKNRQESPAPRNSRKKTPSPSPVRKDHRRSPRERRRPQSKSPPNNQEERNMNNRKQRSRSPISKRKDRSKSPAVSRQRERSESPAVSKRKRSRSSDKVKKHPSNHPSSSRDSRVQSPVSHRQRRSRSADVSKKTNRSRSPVSKQKLRSKSPQGKKSSHTPSPEKPSLAQRSPPPDDYQSTTPKTVQTKNNRSRSSSRDSSGSASSDLSYSPAQRDPERYRDILDKAAKQTKDTKLRSRSKELCQTSSVPKSPSTEVKSKKNSPQPMHSPKQLHDPPRSSPSTKHMSKSPPRSPAKKRRHCTPPLMDASTSKKKDSLSRSPASRKRTDNTPSPPRSRASEFRRSPPKQTVEVTPEIRKPTEHVGNNKQSPETPPRRTESPPPKQTKSPTPKRSVPASSDKPKHSKKPKKKLPQVIQPVVKLQSPASSSSESDAESQDQSGKSNKKDRSDHLDAFLPSYSDTREDKDLCLLKALKHDLAAKAKQCLEKKISVSEQSSKGDPSEVGPPRVGESRERNIQIQQAKTSASLAAINTGTVGGGKGIEFCSEPPEEIVRKNETPARSGPSPGSGFATSQMKKDIHDILTTVGACRMDDSKNDGTTVSLTKSTILSAVDNLLKEKISGTMESANPRKSRSASKSRSRSRSRSHRSRSYSSSSSSSRSSRSRSRSSRSRSRSSRDSSHSRSPSSTSRSRSKTPPPRRSRSLSIPRRAGSPSFLDRRRITSARKRPIPYRRSSLSSQSSGSSYNSRSRSRSRSHSKSG
- the LOC131690957 gene encoding serine/arginine repetitive matrix protein 2 isoform X2, with the translated sequence MKRLSSADKFRRRLAAMKKANNNEKFFEHDVRNNDDPNKEREPFDGNEDKVEQCSEVTPDSSTNPEEPAQQQQPNETALELSSEPKMKSMVHVDRTAKGKPYFAKRKMIVNNKKKFLKKLRRLHQLHAQHPALYLPPRDSIGHLSGVLVANGRNTNQYCCQCACSLNNNHLQLLQHPQQTKRDCLQQQQYQRSKSQAVCRNSSPPTGLMLINASPSNPPAAAAFGNPSDSGETNGQLDLFPCPNYYELHQQKHHHQQQQCHQYYHRHHLSPQHHQSHGHHHHLTQCLRRSKPRESSFRSPAEASVPFCMKEMHSVVSVRETHHIAQAQQEKNAKLREAFGISEYFVEGTSFDQDRKAKEDLAKADALQKELAEKERSRETEKASRKRYALVRTPSPEKQSVGSSATVEANGKGHHRKRGTRDDTDRDGDDEMDRRRRDDDDDDNAGRRDEKKKHKKKNRDASSSLERKKEKKKKSKKNKKERSKKKHSKRSGRHRDGGSEAPSDSDSASASSGEDSDHSDRDGEARRKKASRKDKKKKSTKKKRAKSDSLSRDSSPTKRPAQTREKATSKKDRDRHAESSSTRSHHDRRDNESRDDRQYQQTQRNREDRHTKDEHRERRGRSRNRSNRSMEKARSRSRSRSLRKERSPVASKERSRRNKSQERRDKSVEKNKERRKDKSPKKSDGEKKKSGRRSRSRSRSKNKKRDEMRVKHRERSRSNSMANEQTKFNDKRRHRSRSASKNRDDRRSREKRSERAALTSRQRERSGSRAKRQYQSKDSKESRRSVSPESRKRDRSISPKKKASSPAKTKARQESPAPRSSKNKPKDRRDPKRSISPDYRKRDRSVSPKNKSISPAKTKTRHESPAPRSRNKSKDRRDTRRSISPDYRKRDRSVSPKKKTSPPAKTKNRRESPLPKSSRNKSKDRTDSKRSVSPDYRKRDRSVSPRKRHSPPAKPRNRHESPAPKTSRNKSKDRKDSKKSVSPSSRKRERSVSPKPKSSPPAKSRNLHESSKVRRNKSKDRTDSERSVSPKYRKRDSSISPKKKLSPPPKSKNRQESPAPRNSRKKTPSPSPVRKDHRRSPRERRRPQSKSPPNNQEERNMNNRKQRSRSPISKRKDRSKSPAVSRQRERSESPAVSKRKRSRSSDKVKKHPSNHPSSSRDSRVQSPVSHRQRRSRSADVSKKTNRSRSPVSKQKLRSKSPQGKKSSHTPSPEKPSLAQRSPPPDDYQSTTPKTVQTKNNRSRSSSRDSSGSASSDLSYSPAQRDPERYRDILDKAAKQTKDTKLRSRSKELCQTSSVPKSPSTEVKSKKNSPQPMHSPKQLHDPPRSSPSTKHMSKSPPRSPAKKRRHCTPPLMDASTSKKKDSLSRSPASRKRTDNTPSPPRSRASEFRRSPPKQTVEVTPEIRKPTEHVGNNKQSPETPPRRTESPPPKQTKSPTPKRSVPASSDKPKHSKKPKKKLPQVIQPVVKLQSPASSSSESDAESQDQSGKSNKKDRSDHLDAFLPSYSDTREDKDLCLLKALKHDLAAKAKQCLEKKISVSEQSSKGDPSEVGPPRVGESRERNIQIQQAKTSASLAAINTGTVGGGKGIEFCSEPPEEIVRKNETPARSGPSPGSGFATSQMKKDIHDILTTVGACRMDDSKNDGTTVSLTKSTILSAVDNLLKEKISGTMESANPRKSRSASKSRSRSRSRSHRSRSYSSSSSSSRSSRSRSRSSRSRSRSSRDSSHSRSPSSTSRSRSKTPPPRRSRSLSIPRRAGSPSFLDRRRITSSRTRKSRGRSSSSSSSSRSSSSDRSVRRRRRR